The Capsicum annuum cultivar UCD-10X-F1 chromosome 3, UCD10Xv1.1, whole genome shotgun sequence genomic sequence TAGGTGAGACATTATATTTACGAATGGAAAATCTACCTCCACAACAACTTCTCAGTTTGACTCGGCACATCATATTTTAGATATCACTATTGAGATCGTTGAGGCCTTATAAAAACGACTCTACTTATTATTGAGAGACGCAATATTTGTTAATGAGTGTCTGCTGACCaacatttttgaattttcttatctTCTGGTCATAGCTACACTTGTTTGTCCAAATAATCGATCTTAAATCGAGTGTTTCCTTAATAATAGACGTCGCTAACGACACATGTACATTGTACATAAGAAAAGAATTAAcagaaattaaaaagtttttatcTATAACTcttctttaaaatatatatatataattatatataaaatatatttattatcattgttattttgATAGAGGGAGTGATTattataaaaatctttttgatatccATCTCACGAAAAATTTTAATATGGATGAGACTCACCCAACAATAGTTGTGTGAGGGTCTTCTATCTTTTCGACATGTATTTTTGTAGGACCCATTATGTTCCCCtccttattttctcatattttctttcattttctaacattaccttttctatatatatatatatatattttaatctttctctCTCACTTATATTTTTAGCTCTTATTTTAAGGGGTGTTTAGCCATAAAaagtgtaaatattttttaagaaaattatttcagaATAAAAAGTAATATTTACAAACTAAAGTTGTGtttgattataaatataaattgaaagtgtttttgaaatttttggaataaattagggtaaaaataatttttgatatttttcaaatttcaattttaaaaaaaaaaattagaaaaccatatatgaaaaaaatgaggattttcattaagagaattccaaaaaaaaaaatgtatgcttgaaatttgaatttaaaattttaaagtaaattttaaaCCTCCTAAACTATTGATCCTACTGTAATCTATTGTTTAGGGGattgaagaaaaactaaataGCTAGACATCATTTCTTCAATATATGCAGCAACCAAATGGGCCTAGCCAAAGTATAAAATTTATATGTTAGTTGTGATTAATTAGGAGTTGTTAAATTCAAAAAAgtgaacaaaaatgaaaaagttgaaaaaagaagaagagaaatatgAAAAAGAGTGGCCGGCCAAACTTTGTAGTTATATAGTTTTTTTTCGTAATCCCCTAAATAGTCTATTATGAGTAGGATCAATGATTTTGGAGgttaaaaattcactttaaagttctaaattcaaatctcaagtatacattcttttttattattttttaaattctcttAGGGGTTGGCCGTTTGGTACACCAAATGAGATAAGTAAGGACATCCAAGGTGGAATATttaatagaattattttattcctcccTCTTCGTGGGATAGCAATCCCATCattttaatacaacaacaacaacgacaaaaaATCCAGTGTactcccacatagtgaggtctggggagggtaagatgtacgcagtccatacctctacctctaaagaagtagaaaggttgtttccgatagacccccggctcgagacacgaaataataaacaaattcatagtaaagcatggaacaagatgacataacataaatacgacacccacaagtaatagtaaacagagaaaagtaaacagattcgtaataaagcatgaaataaggtatcataacaagaacaATATCcccaccaagtaatgccctatactagcgacccaaactgaccctaggcTTCTGCCCTAATTTGCGTCCtctagatcttcctatctagggtcatgtcctcagcaagttgtaactgctccatgtcccacctaatcacctctccccagtacttcttcggcctatccctaccccgcctaaaaccatccaaagctagcctctcacacctacgaaccggggcatccatgtcCCTTCTCATCACGTGtgtgaaccatctcaatcggacttctcccatcttattctccactggagtcacaccaatcttctccctgatagtctcattccgaattctatcccccctagtcagcccacacatccaacgcaacatccgtattttcgccaccttcattttttgaatgtgagggttcttaactggccaacactccgctccatacaacatggtcggacggactgccaccctgtaaaatttgcctttaagcttgggcagcaccttcttatcacacaacacccccgaaacgagcttccacttcatccatcccgccccaatacggtgcgagacatcctcgtcaatctcaccgttaccctgaatcatggacccgagatacttgaaactatccctcttacataccacctgtgattccaacttcactaccacctcattctccagcctcacgtcattaaacttgcattccaaatattctgtcttgctcctactcaacctgaaccctttagactcaagagtttgtctccacacctctaatttatcattcaccccccaccccaccccacccccgcgcgcgtctcatcaatcaaaactacatcatctgtaaCATCATTTTAGTACAAATGATGGAATAACATAATTTCGGGATTAAGTAGTACCTTATACCAAACATGGaataaaattaatcctaaactttATCTCGAAACTATTTTTCTTATCCCTtttaccaaacgatcccttagtgAAAATCGACGATTTTTGCATATTtgattttgtgaaaatatttcaaaaaaaaaaatttgaaatttgaaaaatatcaaaaattatttctaatttaagTTATTCCTAAAAGTTTAACAACACTTGCaattcatatttatgattaaacataacatcaatttttaaatattattttttactttaaaatatttttttaaaaaaatatttatatttttcatggcTAAACACAAATAAGAGctaaaaatacaaattataaaataaaaaaataatgttatagaaaaagaagaaaatatgagaaaatgaaGGAACAAGACATAATGGATCCCACAAAAACAtatgtcaaaaattaaaaatcctcaCACAACTATTATTGGGTGAGTCTCACCCATATTAAAATTTTTCTCCATCTCACAAACCTAAGATCAAATTACGACATTTTATCAGTCAAAAAAGCATCAAAAACATGTGATGTCACCCAAATggttttattgtatttatataaaaacattcgtgctttcaattatatatatataacaaaaaaagaCAGTTTGACGCACTAAACCTAACACTATATGTAGTATTCGGAGAAGGATTttaccacaagggtgtatcgtatgcaACCTTACTTTGTATTTCTgccagagactgtttccaagacttgaacacgtggcctcctggtcacatggcaacaaatTTACCAGTTACTCTAAGGCTCCCTTCTAAAGGGcgcactaaagctatcgctatgcgaGGTATTTGAGAAAGGACCTCACCACAAGGATGTATCGTACACAACCTTACCTTTCATTTCTGCCTTATAATATTTCTTGTTTAAGAAATATCTCCATAAACTACTGATAGTAGGTTTTTTACGCATTAGTTTATATTGACCATCTTTTAGCTTTATCTTAATTTAGATGGAAGAAAAAAGAAACACCTCAagttaaaaaaattctttattttgcatactaTAACTTGCAAAAATGTTTAATTTAACTAAGTTGGTATGTTTGGTACCCCTTACCCTAATTAGGTAAAACTATTTTTCGGTGAGTctaaaaaatcacattttttaatactatttgctattaataatttatttttaattttcattttaagcgcaacagattacttatagCCGGACGAATATTTCTgacatattttgaaatttaaatttcaaaagttttcttgttattttttaatttcgcACCCAATCAAATACTATCACATAAATTAAAGCGAAAATAATACTATAAGTATATATATTACAACATAAATTTCTTTGAATGTATCACTGTTCTCATCTTTCCTAAATGTATTTATAAAACTACACTAAATATATTATAGTTATTAATACAATCTCTTCATTTTTACGAGGCTATACTTTATCCCCGAGATCTAACTAGTAAAATTTTGTTGTcgttgtttattttctttttcattcatgGAAGTTGGAACGCACACAATATAAAGGCCAATAACATATTTTCGTTTGTCCAAAAAAGCTTTGTTGTGTATGTCGCTGcaatatgaaaattttgatgacgtttattttttttgttccttaTAATTTACTCAATATTCTTTTTTCAAACTTTTGCCCCCACAAATGCTTaatcttttcacttttttaccACCGCAAAATTTGGTTCTAATGTAAAGCATATGTTGTCTTTCCTTTAAACAGTTGATTCCTTGTACTTTATATACAACAATGCAACCCCATTTCCCTTTCACTTCTTAAACAAACATACCCCACTTTTAAACAAACTTCTTACTACTCCTCTTCCTCTTCAAGCTCTGAACAATTTACACAAAGTTTAGAGCTTTTGAAGGTACAAATTTCACTTACCCTTTTTGAGTTCTTCATTTTGGTTtcatatttcagttgttttagtaGCACAAAGTGGAATCTTGAAGGGGAaaatgtggttttttttttttttttgagtttcatatttcagttgttttagtaGCACAAAGTGGAATCTTGAAGGGGAaaatgtggtttttttttttttttgagtaagGGTGCTTAAAGATAAGAGTCTTATTTGTGTTTTCTTGATTGTGGTGAGGAAAAGAAGAGGAGTTTACTACCTTGTTTTGGTGAAAATGGGGTTCAAATTGTGGTTTTTTTGACTAAGGGTGTTTAAAGAAGAAATCTAGTGTGTGTTTTGTTGGTTGTGGTGAAGGAAACTAAAGGATTTTCCATCTTGTTTGGTGAAAATGTGGTTTAACTTGTGCTTTTTTTGACTAAGGGTGtttaaagaagaaattttttgtatgttttgCTGGTTGTGGTGAGAGAAAATGAGGGATTTTCCATCTTGGTTTGGTGAAAATGGGGTTGTTTTTGACTAAGGGTGTTTAAAGATACAATTTTGTGTGGTTTTACTTGATTGTGGTGAAGGAAAATGAGGGATTTTTTATCACGTCTTGGTGAAAATGGGCTCaagttgtgttttttttttttttttgactaagGGTGTTTAAAGATagtctttttgtgttttcttgATTGTGTGAAGGAAAGTGAGGGATTTTTCATCTTGTTTTGGTGAAAATGGGGCTCAAGTTGTGCTCTTTTTGATTAAGGGTGTTTAAAGATACAATCTTTTGTGTGTTTTCTTGATTGTGGTGAAGGAAAAATGAGAGATTTCCCATCCTGTTTTGGTGAAAATGGGGTACAAGTTGCTGATGCCTCATGTTCAAGTGTTGGTGTGACTAAAACCCCACAGAATTTAGTTACCTGTGTTTATCAGTGTAAATTACTGGGGAAATCTTGTCTGATTACAGTTGCTTGGACCAAAAGTTTGATGGGGCAATGCCTTAGTGTTGAAATTGATGATATGTCTCATCAATGTCTTTGTAAAGTTGATGTAAAGCCTTCTCTTTTCTCCAAAAGAAAAGGGTCAAGGTCTTTAGAAGTTAGTAGTTCTTGTAAAATTGACATCCATTGGGACTTTTCTCTGGCCAAATTTGGATCTGGGCCAGAACCTATTGAAGGTTACTATTTAGCTGTAGTGTGCAAAGGAAAGATGGTTTTGGCCATTGGGGATCTGAGGAAAGAAGCATTCAAGAAGAGTAATGCAACTCCCCCTCTTACAAATGCAATGTTTATTTCCAAGAGGGAACACATATTTGGGAAGAGGGTGTTTGGTACTAAGGCTCAATTTTGTTATACTGGTCCAATTCATGAGATTACAATTGAGTGTGACTCAAATGTCAATGATGATCCTTGCCTTTTGGTCCGTATCGATTCGAAAACTGTTATGCAAGTGAAGCATTTGCGCTGGAAGTTTCGCGGCAACTACACTGTTTTAATTGATGGACTACCTGTTGAAGTTTTTTGGGATGTTCATAATTGGTTGTTTAGTAGCAATTTTGGGAATGCAGTGTTCATGTTTCAAACTTGTTTATCAGCTGAGAAGTTGTGGACTACACAAACCTTATCTGATCTCTCTGTCATGCCTTGGCCTTACACAGAGAGTACTTTGAGCAACTCAAAATCATCtggtttgggtttttctttggttttgtatgtttggAAGAATGAGTAGTTGAGTGTTCTTCCAGTATTTCccaaaaaagattaattttttaagaTCTTGTTTGTGAACTTGATTTGAGTTATTGCTAATGAatatacttctttttttttctctcttttaactTCCTTTTTCATCTCTTCATGTGCTATGATTATTACTTGAATCTTACGTTTCGCTTTTATTCCCTCCAAAGAGTCAATTTCTTTTGATTGCTGGTTGTTATCAACTATTATGAATAATAATTGTGTCCATAAAGTGGAGCTTTCCTTCAAATATATGCAAACAAATTACATCATTAGCAATTACTCAGTAATTTTAGTTAATCAAGCTCATCATGATGGTAGTGTCTAACATCATAACTTTGTTGTATTAGCTAAAATTAGCGAGTAACGTAAACAAAAGAATTTGTAGTTGTTATTGGCACCTTGACTATGTTCAAGTTTATTGTTGAGGTAGAGAAGGGATTGTTGACTTGCTTGCACTAGTAAAGTTTCAGGTACTTGATCTAGGTATCTTTTTTCAGTTCTTAATATTTCTGGCGAAACCATACTATttcttggtgtgtgtgtgtgtgtgtgtgtgtgtttctcttctttcttaaGAAAATTCCATGGATCTGTGCTTATATTGATTGCATTTTCTTAGGCTGTTAGCTTTGAACTTCTGTTTAGCTCAGTAAATCATGAAGTTAAAGAACATACAGTCATTGAAATTGTGAAGCTTCTAagtaaaaatggaaagaaaataaatcacGATTGAACTTTTCTATAGAAGGGCATTGCATATTCAACTAATTTCAATAACATACTAAAGTTATTAGTAGAGGTTCAACCTTTGCATGGTAAAATGTGAAATATATTCGTAAATCTTCAGACTCTGCATGTAAGAAATGACCCTAGAATACTGGATAAAGCACTGGTAAACAAGTCCTATGGAGCCCCAAAATTGAATAATTTGTGATATACATTGGA encodes the following:
- the LOC107864108 gene encoding uncharacterized protein LOC107864108, which encodes MRDFPSCFGENGVQVADASCSSVGVTKTPQNLVTCVYQCKLLGKSCLITVAWTKSLMGQCLSVEIDDMSHQCLCKVDVKPSLFSKRKGSRSLEVSSSCKIDIHWDFSLAKFGSGPEPIEGYYLAVVCKGKMVLAIGDLRKEAFKKSNATPPLTNAMFISKREHIFGKRVFGTKAQFCYTGPIHEITIECDSNVNDDPCLLVRIDSKTVMQVKHLRWKFRGNYTVLIDGLPVEVFWDVHNWLFSSNFGNAVFMFQTCLSAEKLWTTQTLSDLSVMPWPYTESTLSNSKSSGLGFSLVLYVWKNE